GGTATAGTTAAGTTAATACATTTGGTTCCGTTTTAGGGATTAGTTTTGTATACCTCATAGTATAACTGAATATCTGATAAAAGTACACCCATACTATTAATCTTGTAGTTACAAAATGAGACTAAAATATTTTGCCATGTGTGATCTGCAAGCAGATTTCTGACACACTAAGATTAGACACTGCTATCAACAATAAGGCCAAGACCAACCAGGTCAACTAAAAAGACAAGAACAAGGGGAAACGGTCTAGTTTGTGCAGGATTGAGAAAAAACATACTGCTAGACAAATTGCGAATTCCACAGATTATTACATAATAGCATAGAAATACCTCACCGCAGGATTTAGACCTGATTTACTGTTTATGCTGGTCTACTGCAAAGAGATACTTTACCTGAAACAGTTACACAAAGCTTTGATTGCAAAAGAAAAAGTTACACAAAACTGGGAATCGACTAGGAATAACCGAATGGAAACACTGTTAGTTTCtttgctttgttttattttttcGATGAAAAGCACAATCATTTCTTAGTGGCTAAATCCAAAGCTATTTTCTACTATCCTTTTGACAGTTTCTGGCGGTAAATTTGTCATTGGATTTGATGTCACCGTTTGTTTTCTTCACACCCTCTTAACTTCTGGAGATAATAACAAGGAACAGAACCTCAGCATATTAAGAGTCCGAAGAACGAAAAATGAACGCAGCAATCTTCAGGATTCAGATTCTTAGCTGAGATTTGCATTGGTTCTATGAGCTAATGGTCATGGAGTCCGAGCCACAGCCTGGTAATGGTCATGAACCTCACAATACCACAAGTCAGCAACAAAAACTCCAGTGTGATGACCAAACACCGAGTAGTGCTGATGAAGCAGAGCTTCTATGGAACCTGAGAAAGTACTTAATCCTGCTGGCAACTTTATCAGCCACTATCACCTACCAGGCGGGGCTGGCACAACCGGGTGGTCTCTGGCCAGATAACCAGCAAGGCTACCTTGCCAGTGACGTTGTCATGTTTCTTAGCCGCACCAAGCGGTACAGGATGTTCTTCTACTGCAACACAACAGCATTCATTACATCACTCATTGTTCTGATCCTGCTCCTGGTCAGGGAGCTGAGACGGAATGCAATTTGGCTCCGTTCGCTGCAGTTTGCGCTGCTGCTTGACCTGCTCGGACTTGTGGGGGCCTATGCTGCCGGGAACCGCAGGGAGGTCAGAACATTCGTTTATATCTGGGTATTACTTGTTGGCATCTTCACATATGTCGGACTTCATGTAGTATTCTTCCGGCATCTAGCTCCTGAATGGCTTGGAGAAGTATTCAGGGACATCCAGAGGTTCTGGGAGGACTCTGCAGCACACATTTTCAACAGAAGGCGGAACATAAAACATGAGCTAGATGCTCCTATCCAAGATGAAAAGGAGGCACTGGAGCAGAATCGCGGTTTCTTGCTGGTTGCCGCTACATTGGCAGCAATAAAGACATATACTGCAGGGCTCAGTCCACCAGGTGGCAGATCTTACTGGGATGATAACAAGGATAGCCACATTGCTGGTGACCTGGTGCTTCGAGACCAATACCCTCTCGGCTTCAACGCGTTTATGTTCTTCGATAAAACTGCCTTTTCTGGATCCTTTGTCATCATCATCATGCTTCTCAGTAAAACAGGAGTGAATTACATTGCCATGTCAAATGTACTTCGGTTGTGGATTCTGATCAGTCTTATGGCTACTTATGCCGTAGGGAGTCGCAGGAAAATCCATACATCTATCTTTGTGTTCTCACTTTTCGGTGCAGTCCTGCTCTACCTCATCATTCAATGGGTTGCTCGTATAATGCCTAAGCCAGAATTTATCAGGAAGTGCATCAAGTGGATGGAAGGAGAGCAGAAAAAGCTGGTCTTGAAGCTAAACTCCTTTATGGATAGTTGTAGCAGATCCAATGGGCGGGTGCCACGATTACAGTATGATGGACAACATTCATGCAGAAATGGCGCATCAAGCACTGTTAATAATGTGAAAGATGACTTGGGGAAGTTGCAGACATACCTTTTATGGTTTGCCATCCTTGCTGCAACTATTACATACCAAGCTGGGTTGCATCCCCCCGGTGGGTTTTGGCCACGCAGTCGAGATCCAATCCTCGAGGTCATCAATCCCATTCGGTACAAAGCATTCTACTACTGCAACACCACTGCATTTTTGTCATCATTGGTTATCATCATGCTACTCCAGAGCCAGCTGATCACCATAGGCGCCATGAAATGATATGTGCTGCAGATAGCCATGGTTTTTGACCTCTTCAGTATAATGGGGGCATATGCTGCTGGGAGCAGCCAGACTTTATCCACACAAATGTATGTGATAATCTTAGTCATCCTTGTTCATATTTTACTATTTGTGGACGCAAGAGTTCCTGATGGATCAGCTCAGCAGCAAGATGATAACGCTGAAGCAAAACATTTGCAGAAGCGGCACAAGTTTCTAATGCTGCTTGCAGTTCTGGCAACATCCAGCACATATCAAGCCGGCATAAGCCCACCAGGTGGCTTCTGGACTAACAACAGAGATGGCCACCAGGCAGGTCACCCATTGTTCAGCGATGCGTTTCCACGCCGTTACAAGGCTTTCATCTACTTCAATTCCACTGCTTTCATCGCATCATTGGTTTTAGTTGTGTTGCTTGTTAGCAGAAGGCTGTGTCACAGGGGACTGCAGGGATACACACTGCGTGCATGTGTGCTACTAGATCTGATCAGTCTTATGGGTGCTTTTGTCGCTGGAAGCTGCAGAACAGTGTCGGCATCGGTTTATGTCATCCTGATCTCGGCTGTTGTTTTTGCCTGTATCATGATTCAGGTTCTACTACTGAAATTTGCAAAAGATGTGGCAATTGACTTCTTTGACTGGATGTTTCACATCACTGCTTTCAAGCGTCTGAATTTACCCAAGAATTGTGATGGAAGCATCAAAGGGAACAAGAAAACTAGCCAAAAATGGCGTGAAGATTTGATGCTGATTGGAGCTTCCGCAGTGTCTTTTTCTTACCAAGCTGGGATCCTTCCTCCAGGTGTCCTCTGGCCTGGTGACCGCGATGGCCATTTCACATGTGATCTAGCCATCTATGATACACATCCGATGCAGCATAAGGTATACTTCTACTGCAATGCCACAGTGTTCATGGCATCGACAGTCGTAGTTATCCTGCTGCTGAACACCACAATGAGGAAGTACAAGAGATATGCCCTTGCCATGAAAACAGCAATGATGATGGGCATGCTTGGTCTGCTCGGGGCGTATGCTGCAGGCAGTTGCAGGACTTGAAGACATCTGATATATTTTCACACTCTAATCGATGTATTCATCTACATTGTCATTCACATTTTGATGCCGTTCGATATGATGGCGCTATTGCTGAAGAATATGGGAGAACAACAGATGCCATGCCTGACG
The sequence above is drawn from the Triticum aestivum cultivar Chinese Spring chromosome 7A, IWGSC CS RefSeq v2.1, whole genome shotgun sequence genome and encodes:
- the LOC123150312 gene encoding uncharacterized protein, encoding MVFDLFSIMGAYAAGSSQTLSTQMYVIILVILVHILLFVDARVPDGSAQQQDDNAEAKHLQKRHKFLMLLAVLATSSTYQAGISPPGGFWTNNRDGHQAGHPLFSDAFPRRYKAFIYFNSTAFIASLVLVVLLVSRRLCHRGLQGYTLRACVLLDLISLMGAFVAGSCRTVSASVYVILISAVVFACIMIQVLLLKFAKDVAIDFFDWMFHITAFKRLNLPKNCDGSIKGNKKTSQKWREDLMLIGASAVSFSYQAGILPPGVLWPGDRDGHFTCDLAIYDTHPMQHKVYFYCNATVFMASTVVVILLLNTTMRKYKRYALAMKTAMMMGMLGLLGAYAAGSCRT